A genomic region of Thunnus maccoyii chromosome 13, fThuMac1.1, whole genome shotgun sequence contains the following coding sequences:
- the riox2 gene encoding ribosomal oxygenase 2: MPKKSKAKNVTWSKDDDDDEQLPPKQRKVEQSDIPSSLCFHSPASLFQSLIQPMGTEKFFREYWEKKPLHLQRSDLSTASYYQSLFQMSDLQSLCSQGLQYYRDINVVRCINSKKKVLNKDGQVKFNVLSKSLVQNKATIQFHQPQRFKDELWRIQEKLECFFGALVGSNVYITPQESQGLPAHYDDVEVFILQLEGQKHWRLYSPTVPLAAEYSVESEEKIGSPTHDIVLKAGDLLYFPRGTIHQANTPAGVDHSIHLTLSTYQRMSWGDLLLDVFPSLLCDSSRTDVSLREGMHRRLLLSSSEGQDTNSRLAAYLRSLADGIDAGMQKVHSTHMKRDFITNRLPPYSQQQLLIPSGSIPALEDTVCLRFKDHMVITVEPSQERTDEATVLVVIVLHSLKNQRESHMMGESGDEEEERDISRGLQFSLSHLQALQQLQQAEQLAVAQLQLPTQEAKLSLVLALWSEGLLHVLEHTTM; encoded by the exons ATGccaaagaaaagcaaagcaaagaatGTGACATGGagcaaagatgatgatgatgatgagcagCTCCCTCCTAAACAAAGGAAGGTTGAGCAGAGCGACATTCCATCCTCTCTGTGCTTCCACAGCCCTGCCAGCCTGTTCCAGAGCCTCATCCAGCCAATGGGGACAGAGAAGTTCTTCAGGGAGTACTGGGAAAAGAAACCCCTCCATCTGCAGAGGTCTGATCTCAGCACAGCCTCCTACTACCAGTCTTTGTTCCAGATGTCAGATCTGCAGAGCCTGTGCTCTCAGGGTCTGCAATACTACAGGGACATTAACGTTGTTCGCTGCATcaacagcaagaaaaaagtACTCAACAAGGATGGACAAGTTAAGTTCAACGTTCTCAGTAAGAGCTTGGTTCAGAATAAGGCCACCATCCAGTTCCACCAACCGCAGAGGTTTAAG GATGAGTTGTGGAGGATCCAAGAGAAGCTGGAGTGTTTCTTTGGAGCCTTGGTGGGCTCAAATGTCTATATCACCCCACAGGAGTCCCAAGGCCTTCCAGCTCACTATGATGATGTTGAG GTATTTATTCTGCAGCTGGAGGGACAGAAACATTGGCGTCTCTACAGTCCTACTGTTCCACTGGCAGCAGAATACAGCGTGGAGTCAGAGGAGAAGATTGGTAGCCCAACGCATGATATTGTACTGAAG GCAGGAGATCTTCTGTACTTCCCCAGAGGAACCATCCATCAAGCCAACACTCCAGCAGGAGTGGACCATTCCATCCACCTGACTCTCAGCACCTATCAGAGAAT GTCATGGGGAGATTTGCTGTTGGATGTATTTCCAAGCTTGCTCTGTGACAGCAGCAGGACTGATGTCAGCCTGAGAGAGGGCATGCACAGAAGACTCTTACTG agcAGCAGTGAAGGCCAGGACACCAACAGTCGACTGGCAGCTTACCTCAGATCTCTAGCTGATGGAATAGATGCAGGGATGCAGAAAGTCCACTCAACTCACATGAAGAGAGACTTCATCACTAATAGACTGCCACCGTacagccagcagcagctgctTATACCAT CTGGGAGTATTCCTGCCTTGGAGGATACAGTGTGTTTGAGATTTAAAGACCACATGGTAATAACCGTGGAGCCTAGCCAAGAGAGAACA gATGAGGCCACAGTGCTGGTAGTCATCGTCTTACATTCTTTGAAGAACCAGAGGGAGAGCCACATGATGGGTGAAAgtggtgatgaagaggaggaacgGGACATCTCTAGG GGTCTGcagttctctctgtctcatctccAGGCcctgcagcagctccagcaggcAGAGCAGCTGGCTGTGGCCCAGCTCCAACTGCCCACACAGGAGGCCAAACTCAGTCTGGTCCTGGCCCTCTGGAGTGAGGGCCTGCTGCATGTCCTAGAGCACACCACCATGTAA